One genomic window of Tribolium castaneum strain GA2 chromosome 10, icTriCast1.1, whole genome shotgun sequence includes the following:
- the TppII gene encoding tripeptidyl-peptidase 2 isoform X2, with protein sequence MADFPTELEFPVWGLLPKKETAVSSFLSKYPEYDGRGTLIGILDSGVDPGAPGLQTTSDGKVKVIHRFDCSGCGDVDTKTVVQPYENQITTLSGRILKIPSTWNNPTNNYRLGLKHAYDLYPERLEERMASEYKEKKWDEHHRKAVAEINRQLVEFDAKHPSPPLSDADKLIKEDLDAKLEILTNFEKKYHDAGPIYDCILFHDGEKWVCCVDTQEGDLEKCTLLGEYSITHEFAPLTPGDSLNFSMNVHDNGNTLELVGLCSSHGTHVASIAAAYFPDNPEQCGVAPGAQIASFTIGDGRLGSMETGTALVRAIIKLMELSKTQKIHVINMSYGEHAHFSDGGRIGDLMNEVVNKYGVVWVASAGNHGPALSTIGTPPDISQETIIGVGAYVSPEMMVAAYSMRQKLPGMPFTWSSRGPCIDGGVGVTICAPGGAVTSVPNCTLRYSQLMNGTSMASPHVAGAVSVLISGLNQQNLPYSPYSIKRAIENTACFLTGVEVFAQGSGLLQVDKCFEALVKHHEAPERNVRFHVSCGSSNSKGIYIRSKPTKSACSFNISVEPNFLDSDNVEPDVKIKFNMKLALVCNASYVSCPTHLDVSNASRVFAIKVDPTELAVGVHSTFIEAFDVTCVAKGPVFKIPVTVVQPVEVKPPKHTVSYNSVLFKPNTIKRHFFVVPHFATWAVLRMTSTDEGSVGRFVVHSMHLLPKQSCKTLESNKAVTVTANVDSVMSFQVRSNFVLEVVIAKYWANLGELSLDYSISFYGVKPNCQSITMHAADGIHSVEVTSLQGEEILPAITLKNSVQILKPAEGKVSPLTARDVIPPNRQIYELLLVYNFTLTKATEVSPNIALLSDVLYESEFESQLWLLFDSSKQLLGCGDAYPSKYSIKLEKGDYVIRLHVRHEKKEYLDKLTEVPLLLQQKLSNAITLDVYSSYSQAAIAGKKSNVSHGLHSTVMPFYIAPLPADKFVAKSNNPAHFLTGYITYCKDDLGKKVDSHPFKYILFDSSPPKKSSNGAATVDKSDKNKLEECREQVRDLKTQFLSKLDSLNAEKFYDEFLAKYPDHLPLHTAYLQAVDPIDTRRPYPNLLVNIQVTMINKDVQLKYIGVCNSAMENINEEAILAFSAVKADLRPDAAKIKTSMEQKRNIFLECLCRKGIILCRLYMLEEKNEYLSQINTMWKTLSRFIDTNDSKLVTPYLVYFMMWHAHVHKHYGRVMKYTLRMQEEKPSKELEERLIDLCKINDWGYLGAHLQRNLLSKFPLSYRPF encoded by the exons ATGGCCGATTTTCCCACCGAACTCGAGTTTCCTGTTTGGGGCTTATTACCAAAGAAGGAAACAGCAGTTAGCTCATTTCTCAGCAAATACCCCGAATATGATGGCAGAGGCACGCTTATTGGAATCCTCGATTCGGGAGTCGATCCTGGAGCGCCGGGATTACAG ACCACGTCCGATGGCAAAGTTAAGGTTATACATAGGTTTGACTGCAGCGGTTGTGGCGATGTTGACACCAAAACGGTCGTACAACCGTACGAAAATCAAATAACTACGCTCAGTGGCCGAATTTTGAAG ATTCCAAGTACGTGGAACAACCCTACAAATAATTACAGACTGGGGCTCAAGCACGCATATGACTTGTACCCCGAACGGTTAGAGGAACGCATGGCTTCCGAATACAAGGAGAAAAAGTGGGACGAACACCACCGGAAAGCCGTAGCTGAGATCAATAGACAACTGGTAGAATTTGACGCTAAACACCCAA GTCCCCCCCTTTCCGACGCCGATAAGCTGATCAAGGAGGATCTGGACGCGAAGCTTGAGATTTTGACCAACTTCGAGAAGAAATACCACGATGCTGGGCCCATCTATGACTGTATTTTGTTCCATGATGGGGAGAAATGGGTGTGTTGCGTGGACACGCAAGAAGGGGACCTCGAAAAGTGCACCCTTTTGGGGGAGTACAGCATCACGCACGAGTTTGCCCCCCTGACGCCCGGAGACAGTCTAAATTTCAGTATGAATGTTCACGATAATGGCAATACGCTAGAATTAGTTGGCCTGTGTT CGAGTCACGGGACTCATGTTGCCTCCATTGCCGCCGCTTATTTCCCCGATAATCCTGAGCAGTGTGGGGTTGCCCCCGGGGCTCAGATTGCCTCATTTACCATTGGTGATGGGCGGTTGGGCTCCATGGAGACAGGGACGGCGCTAGTTAGGGCTATTATTAAGCTGATGGAGCTctcaaaaacgcaaaaaattcacGTTATTAACATGAGCTATGGGGAACATGCACACTTTTCTGACGGCGG GCGCATCGGCGACCTAATGAACGAAGTGGTGAACAAATACGGTGTGGTGTGGGTGGCTTCCGCCGGCAACCACGGCCCGGCCTTAAGCACCATCGGCACGCCGCCTGACATAAGCCAGGAGACAATAATCGGTGTGGGGGCTTACGTCTCGCCCGAAATGATGGTGGCTGCGTACTCAATGCGCCAGAAACTACCAG GCATGCCGTTCACCTGGTCGTCCCGAGGCCCGTGCATAGATGGCGGCGTCGGCGTTACGATTTGCGCCCCAGGGGGCGCCGTCACGTCCGTCCCCAATTGCACCCTCCGGTACTCGCAGCTGATGAACGGGACTTCGATGGCTTCGCCCCACGTGGCGGGGGCTGTCAGTGTGCTGATTTCGGGGCTGAATCAGCAGAATTTGCCCTATTCGCCGTACAGCATCAAACGGGCGATTGAAAACACGGCGTGTTTTCTGACCGGGGTTGAGGTTTTCGCCCAGGGAAGTGGGCTGCTCCAAGTTGATAAGTGCTTCGAGGCTTTGGTGAAGCACCACGAGGCGCCGGAGCGAAATGTTAGGTTTCATGTCAGCTGCGGATCGTCGAATTCGAAAGGGATCTACATTCGGTCGAAGCCGACGAAGAGTGCTTGCTCGTTTAATATATCAGTCGAGCCGAACTTTCTTGACTCGGATAATGTGGAACCGGAcgttaaaattaagtttaatatGAAGTTAGCGCTGGTTTGTAACGCGTCGTATGTGAGTTGTCCGACTCACTTGGACGTGTCGAATGCTAGTCGAGTGTTTGCGATTAAAGTCGACCCAACTGAGTTAGCCGTCGGAGTGCACAGCACATTTATCGAAGCTTTCGACGTGACGTGCGTGGCTAAAGGCCCAGTTTTCAAAATCCCGGTTACTGTAGTCCAGCCGGTTGAAGTCAAACCGCCCAAACACACAGTCAGTTACAACTCGGTTCTGTTCAAACCGAACACCATCAAGAGACACTTTTTCGTGGTGCCTCACTTCGCCACCTGGGCCGTTCTGCGGATGACTTCAACGGACGAGGGCTCAGTCGGACGCTTCGTCGTACATTCCATGCATTTGCTACCGAAACAAAGTTGCAAGACGTTGGAGTCGAACAAAGCGGTTACAGTAACCGCAAATGTCGACTCGGTGATGAGTTTCCAAGTGCGGAGCAATTTTGTCTTAGAGGTGGTCATTGCGAAGTATTGGGCCAACTTGGGCGAACTTAGTTTAGACTATTCGATTTCGTTTTATGGAGTTAAGCCCAATTGTCAGTCGATTACGATGCACGCGGCTGATGGCATTCATTCAGTCGAAGTGACGTCGCTGCAAGGCGAGGAGATTCTACCCGCGAtcactttgaaaaattccgTCCAGATTTTGAA GCCAGCTGAGGGGAAAGTCTCGCCACTTACGGCAAGGGATGTCATCCCCCCTAACCGGCAAATCTATGAGCTTCTCCTAGTGTACAATTTTACCTTAACTAAGGCAACGGAAGTATCACCAAATATAGCTTTACTTAGCGATGTTTTGTATGAGTCGGAGTTTGAGTCGCAATTGTGGTTGTTGTTCGACTCTAGTAAACAGCTCCTAGGCTGCGGAGACGCTTATCCATCTAAG TATTCAATTAAACTAGAAAAAGGCGATTACGTGATTCGTCTCCACGTGAGACACGAGAAAAAGGAGTATTTGGATAAACTAACCGAAGTTCCGTTGCTATTGCAACAAAAGTTAAGCAATGCGATTACGCTTGACGTTTACAGTAGCTATTCACAAGCTGCGATTGCTGgtaaaaaatcaaacgttAGCCATGGACTGCATTCCACCGTTATGCCCTTCTACATTGCTCCCCTACCTGCCGATAA GTTCGTAGCTAAATCCAACAACCCGGCTCATTTCCTCACCGGTTATATCACGTATTGTAAGGACGACTTGGGGAAAAAAGTCGACTCGCACCCtttcaaatatattttatttgacTCTTCTCCGCCCAAAAAGTCCTCGAACGGCGCCGCCACCGTGGACAAAagcgataaaaataaactggagGAGTGTCGGGAACAAGTTCGCGACTTGAAAACGCAATTTTTGTCCAAACTGGATTCTTTGAATGCGGAGAAATTTTATGACGAGTTTTTGGCTAAATATCCGGACCATTTGCCTCTCCACACCGCCTATTTGCAAGCCGTTGATCCGATTGACACAAGGAGGCCCTACCCGAACCTTTTAGTTAATATTCAAGTCACTATGATTAACAAAGACGTGCAACTTAAATACATTGGGGTCTGTAACAGTGCAATGGAAAATATTAACGAAGAGGCGATTTTGGCATTTTCGGCCGTGAAAGCCGACCTGCGACCTGATGCTGCCAAGATTAAAAC GTCGATGGAACAAAAACGCAACATTTTCTTGGAGTGTTTGTGTCGTAAGGGTATCATTCTGTGTCGCTTGTACATGCTGGAGGAGAAAAACGAATATTTGTCCCAAATCAACACGATGTGGAAGACCCTATCCCGCTTTATTGACACGAACGATTCTAAACTGGTGACTCCTTATCTGGTGTATTTCATGATGTGGCACGCCCACGTCCATAAGCACTACGGTCGTGTGATGAAATACACCTTGAGGATGCAAGAGGAAAAACCCTCCAAGGAGCTGGAGGAGAGACTCATCGACTtgtgcaaaataaatgactgGGGGTATTTAGGGGCTCACTTGCAGAGAAACCTACTTTCGAAATTCCCCCTATCGTACCGACCGTTTTAA
- the TppII gene encoding tripeptidyl-peptidase 2 isoform X1 encodes MADFPTELEFPVWGLLPKKETAVSSFLSKYPEYDGRGTLIGILDSGVDPGAPGLQTTSDGKVKVIHRFDCSGCGDVDTKTVVQPYENQITTLSGRILKIPSTWNNPTNNYRLGLKHAYDLYPERLEERMASEYKEKKWDEHHRKAVAEINRQLVEFDAKHPRSPPFAGPPLSDADKLIKEDLDAKLEILTNFEKKYHDAGPIYDCILFHDGEKWVCCVDTQEGDLEKCTLLGEYSITHEFAPLTPGDSLNFSMNVHDNGNTLELVGLCSSHGTHVASIAAAYFPDNPEQCGVAPGAQIASFTIGDGRLGSMETGTALVRAIIKLMELSKTQKIHVINMSYGEHAHFSDGGRIGDLMNEVVNKYGVVWVASAGNHGPALSTIGTPPDISQETIIGVGAYVSPEMMVAAYSMRQKLPGMPFTWSSRGPCIDGGVGVTICAPGGAVTSVPNCTLRYSQLMNGTSMASPHVAGAVSVLISGLNQQNLPYSPYSIKRAIENTACFLTGVEVFAQGSGLLQVDKCFEALVKHHEAPERNVRFHVSCGSSNSKGIYIRSKPTKSACSFNISVEPNFLDSDNVEPDVKIKFNMKLALVCNASYVSCPTHLDVSNASRVFAIKVDPTELAVGVHSTFIEAFDVTCVAKGPVFKIPVTVVQPVEVKPPKHTVSYNSVLFKPNTIKRHFFVVPHFATWAVLRMTSTDEGSVGRFVVHSMHLLPKQSCKTLESNKAVTVTANVDSVMSFQVRSNFVLEVVIAKYWANLGELSLDYSISFYGVKPNCQSITMHAADGIHSVEVTSLQGEEILPAITLKNSVQILKPAEGKVSPLTARDVIPPNRQIYELLLVYNFTLTKATEVSPNIALLSDVLYESEFESQLWLLFDSSKQLLGCGDAYPSKYSIKLEKGDYVIRLHVRHEKKEYLDKLTEVPLLLQQKLSNAITLDVYSSYSQAAIAGKKSNVSHGLHSTVMPFYIAPLPADKFVAKSNNPAHFLTGYITYCKDDLGKKVDSHPFKYILFDSSPPKKSSNGAATVDKSDKNKLEECREQVRDLKTQFLSKLDSLNAEKFYDEFLAKYPDHLPLHTAYLQAVDPIDTRRPYPNLLVNIQVTMINKDVQLKYIGVCNSAMENINEEAILAFSAVKADLRPDAAKIKTSMEQKRNIFLECLCRKGIILCRLYMLEEKNEYLSQINTMWKTLSRFIDTNDSKLVTPYLVYFMMWHAHVHKHYGRVMKYTLRMQEEKPSKELEERLIDLCKINDWGYLGAHLQRNLLSKFPLSYRPF; translated from the exons ATGGCCGATTTTCCCACCGAACTCGAGTTTCCTGTTTGGGGCTTATTACCAAAGAAGGAAACAGCAGTTAGCTCATTTCTCAGCAAATACCCCGAATATGATGGCAGAGGCACGCTTATTGGAATCCTCGATTCGGGAGTCGATCCTGGAGCGCCGGGATTACAG ACCACGTCCGATGGCAAAGTTAAGGTTATACATAGGTTTGACTGCAGCGGTTGTGGCGATGTTGACACCAAAACGGTCGTACAACCGTACGAAAATCAAATAACTACGCTCAGTGGCCGAATTTTGAAG ATTCCAAGTACGTGGAACAACCCTACAAATAATTACAGACTGGGGCTCAAGCACGCATATGACTTGTACCCCGAACGGTTAGAGGAACGCATGGCTTCCGAATACAAGGAGAAAAAGTGGGACGAACACCACCGGAAAGCCGTAGCTGAGATCAATAGACAACTGGTAGAATTTGACGCTAAACACCCAA GGTCTCCTCCCTTTGCAGGTCCCCCCCTTTCCGACGCCGATAAGCTGATCAAGGAGGATCTGGACGCGAAGCTTGAGATTTTGACCAACTTCGAGAAGAAATACCACGATGCTGGGCCCATCTATGACTGTATTTTGTTCCATGATGGGGAGAAATGGGTGTGTTGCGTGGACACGCAAGAAGGGGACCTCGAAAAGTGCACCCTTTTGGGGGAGTACAGCATCACGCACGAGTTTGCCCCCCTGACGCCCGGAGACAGTCTAAATTTCAGTATGAATGTTCACGATAATGGCAATACGCTAGAATTAGTTGGCCTGTGTT CGAGTCACGGGACTCATGTTGCCTCCATTGCCGCCGCTTATTTCCCCGATAATCCTGAGCAGTGTGGGGTTGCCCCCGGGGCTCAGATTGCCTCATTTACCATTGGTGATGGGCGGTTGGGCTCCATGGAGACAGGGACGGCGCTAGTTAGGGCTATTATTAAGCTGATGGAGCTctcaaaaacgcaaaaaattcacGTTATTAACATGAGCTATGGGGAACATGCACACTTTTCTGACGGCGG GCGCATCGGCGACCTAATGAACGAAGTGGTGAACAAATACGGTGTGGTGTGGGTGGCTTCCGCCGGCAACCACGGCCCGGCCTTAAGCACCATCGGCACGCCGCCTGACATAAGCCAGGAGACAATAATCGGTGTGGGGGCTTACGTCTCGCCCGAAATGATGGTGGCTGCGTACTCAATGCGCCAGAAACTACCAG GCATGCCGTTCACCTGGTCGTCCCGAGGCCCGTGCATAGATGGCGGCGTCGGCGTTACGATTTGCGCCCCAGGGGGCGCCGTCACGTCCGTCCCCAATTGCACCCTCCGGTACTCGCAGCTGATGAACGGGACTTCGATGGCTTCGCCCCACGTGGCGGGGGCTGTCAGTGTGCTGATTTCGGGGCTGAATCAGCAGAATTTGCCCTATTCGCCGTACAGCATCAAACGGGCGATTGAAAACACGGCGTGTTTTCTGACCGGGGTTGAGGTTTTCGCCCAGGGAAGTGGGCTGCTCCAAGTTGATAAGTGCTTCGAGGCTTTGGTGAAGCACCACGAGGCGCCGGAGCGAAATGTTAGGTTTCATGTCAGCTGCGGATCGTCGAATTCGAAAGGGATCTACATTCGGTCGAAGCCGACGAAGAGTGCTTGCTCGTTTAATATATCAGTCGAGCCGAACTTTCTTGACTCGGATAATGTGGAACCGGAcgttaaaattaagtttaatatGAAGTTAGCGCTGGTTTGTAACGCGTCGTATGTGAGTTGTCCGACTCACTTGGACGTGTCGAATGCTAGTCGAGTGTTTGCGATTAAAGTCGACCCAACTGAGTTAGCCGTCGGAGTGCACAGCACATTTATCGAAGCTTTCGACGTGACGTGCGTGGCTAAAGGCCCAGTTTTCAAAATCCCGGTTACTGTAGTCCAGCCGGTTGAAGTCAAACCGCCCAAACACACAGTCAGTTACAACTCGGTTCTGTTCAAACCGAACACCATCAAGAGACACTTTTTCGTGGTGCCTCACTTCGCCACCTGGGCCGTTCTGCGGATGACTTCAACGGACGAGGGCTCAGTCGGACGCTTCGTCGTACATTCCATGCATTTGCTACCGAAACAAAGTTGCAAGACGTTGGAGTCGAACAAAGCGGTTACAGTAACCGCAAATGTCGACTCGGTGATGAGTTTCCAAGTGCGGAGCAATTTTGTCTTAGAGGTGGTCATTGCGAAGTATTGGGCCAACTTGGGCGAACTTAGTTTAGACTATTCGATTTCGTTTTATGGAGTTAAGCCCAATTGTCAGTCGATTACGATGCACGCGGCTGATGGCATTCATTCAGTCGAAGTGACGTCGCTGCAAGGCGAGGAGATTCTACCCGCGAtcactttgaaaaattccgTCCAGATTTTGAA GCCAGCTGAGGGGAAAGTCTCGCCACTTACGGCAAGGGATGTCATCCCCCCTAACCGGCAAATCTATGAGCTTCTCCTAGTGTACAATTTTACCTTAACTAAGGCAACGGAAGTATCACCAAATATAGCTTTACTTAGCGATGTTTTGTATGAGTCGGAGTTTGAGTCGCAATTGTGGTTGTTGTTCGACTCTAGTAAACAGCTCCTAGGCTGCGGAGACGCTTATCCATCTAAG TATTCAATTAAACTAGAAAAAGGCGATTACGTGATTCGTCTCCACGTGAGACACGAGAAAAAGGAGTATTTGGATAAACTAACCGAAGTTCCGTTGCTATTGCAACAAAAGTTAAGCAATGCGATTACGCTTGACGTTTACAGTAGCTATTCACAAGCTGCGATTGCTGgtaaaaaatcaaacgttAGCCATGGACTGCATTCCACCGTTATGCCCTTCTACATTGCTCCCCTACCTGCCGATAA GTTCGTAGCTAAATCCAACAACCCGGCTCATTTCCTCACCGGTTATATCACGTATTGTAAGGACGACTTGGGGAAAAAAGTCGACTCGCACCCtttcaaatatattttatttgacTCTTCTCCGCCCAAAAAGTCCTCGAACGGCGCCGCCACCGTGGACAAAagcgataaaaataaactggagGAGTGTCGGGAACAAGTTCGCGACTTGAAAACGCAATTTTTGTCCAAACTGGATTCTTTGAATGCGGAGAAATTTTATGACGAGTTTTTGGCTAAATATCCGGACCATTTGCCTCTCCACACCGCCTATTTGCAAGCCGTTGATCCGATTGACACAAGGAGGCCCTACCCGAACCTTTTAGTTAATATTCAAGTCACTATGATTAACAAAGACGTGCAACTTAAATACATTGGGGTCTGTAACAGTGCAATGGAAAATATTAACGAAGAGGCGATTTTGGCATTTTCGGCCGTGAAAGCCGACCTGCGACCTGATGCTGCCAAGATTAAAAC GTCGATGGAACAAAAACGCAACATTTTCTTGGAGTGTTTGTGTCGTAAGGGTATCATTCTGTGTCGCTTGTACATGCTGGAGGAGAAAAACGAATATTTGTCCCAAATCAACACGATGTGGAAGACCCTATCCCGCTTTATTGACACGAACGATTCTAAACTGGTGACTCCTTATCTGGTGTATTTCATGATGTGGCACGCCCACGTCCATAAGCACTACGGTCGTGTGATGAAATACACCTTGAGGATGCAAGAGGAAAAACCCTCCAAGGAGCTGGAGGAGAGACTCATCGACTtgtgcaaaataaatgactgGGGGTATTTAGGGGCTCACTTGCAGAGAAACCTACTTTCGAAATTCCCCCTATCGTACCGACCGTTTTAA